One Paenibacillus crassostreae DNA segment encodes these proteins:
- a CDS encoding response regulator transcription factor, with protein sequence MRKLLVADDDHNIRMLLRHVLTKEGFQVIEASDGRDATDKMKETTIDLAIVDVMMPHIDGLELCEYIRKTYDIPIILVTARQQLSDKEQGYLRGTDDYVTKPFEPEELLFRINALFRRYSIASQDIIRLNRLVIDRKNYEITDGEQILLLPVKEFELLAQLAKYPGRLFSRGELIELVWGVDYQGDDRTVDVHIKRLRERFVDYQDDFNIRTVRGIGYKVEVSK encoded by the coding sequence ATGAGAAAGTTATTAGTCGCAGACGATGATCACAATATTCGTATGTTATTAAGACATGTCTTAACTAAAGAAGGATTCCAAGTGATTGAAGCAAGTGATGGTAGAGATGCGACAGATAAAATGAAGGAAACGACGATTGATTTAGCCATTGTAGATGTCATGATGCCTCATATAGATGGACTAGAGTTGTGTGAATATATACGAAAGACCTATGATATCCCAATTATATTAGTGACTGCACGTCAACAGCTAAGTGATAAAGAGCAAGGTTATTTAAGAGGAACTGATGATTATGTAACAAAGCCCTTTGAACCAGAAGAGTTATTATTTCGAATTAATGCATTGTTTCGACGGTATTCCATAGCTTCTCAGGATATCATTCGCTTGAATCGCCTAGTGATTGATCGCAAGAATTATGAAATAACCGATGGAGAACAAATACTTTTATTACCAGTAAAAGAGTTCGAGCTATTAGCGCAATTGGCTAAATATCCGGGACGGTTATTTTCACGAGGAGAATTAATTGAGCTTGTATGGGGTGTCGATTATCAAGGTGATGATCGTACGGTAGATGTTCACATTAAGCGATTGCGTGAGCGATTTGTGGACTATCAGGATGATTTCAATATTCGAACAGTTCGGGGAATTGGGTATAAAGTCGAGGTATCAAAATGA
- a CDS encoding GDSL-type esterase/lipase family protein: protein MKVVGTIVMVTILLGSITTGQVKAEASVYRFDFGEGNVAPGYIGVSSTERYSLTKGYGFNIPEHMKNIVSSGKGLHSDAVQFLSTGVKSKNTFNLDLPNGLYEIKVTLGDTARSSVAAEDVYQIMNMTGINPTDKFQLPITDGQLNIIVTPGEEGKTYTLSSLEIIQISEDPITNRTIYVGGDSTVSNYYPLMTSERGGWGQMLFRYLKKDTFQIRNMATAGQASRGFLNDGQTEAIVKYIKPGDYFLLQLGINDTHRNSTITRDEFKSNMRDIIQQVQAKGATVILITPQGLASDFNEDSIHYDESKYYRTTTLDLAFEENTVLVDLNWQSSAYFTSIGPNATSSLFLADGLHPIREGAKQLARIVVEDLRNQGIDGF from the coding sequence ATGAAGGTTGTAGGCACTATAGTAATGGTCACTATTTTGCTTGGATCCATTACAACTGGTCAGGTTAAAGCAGAAGCTAGTGTGTATAGGTTTGATTTTGGAGAAGGAAATGTAGCGCCTGGTTATATAGGGGTTAGTTCCACTGAGAGGTACTCATTAACGAAAGGATATGGATTTAATATACCAGAGCATATGAAGAATATAGTGTCTTCTGGTAAAGGCCTACATAGTGATGCAGTGCAATTTCTATCAACGGGTGTCAAAAGTAAAAATACATTCAATCTAGATCTCCCTAATGGGCTCTATGAGATTAAGGTGACATTGGGCGATACGGCTAGATCAAGCGTCGCTGCAGAAGATGTCTATCAAATTATGAATATGACGGGTATTAATCCGACAGATAAATTTCAATTGCCCATTACTGATGGACAATTAAATATCATTGTAACACCAGGTGAAGAAGGTAAAACTTATACGTTAAGCTCCCTTGAAATCATCCAAATATCAGAAGATCCGATCACGAATCGTACGATTTATGTTGGCGGTGATTCAACGGTTAGCAATTATTATCCTTTAATGACAAGTGAACGTGGTGGATGGGGGCAGATGCTCTTCAGATATCTTAAAAAAGATACTTTCCAGATTCGAAATATGGCCACTGCAGGACAAGCATCTAGAGGATTCCTTAATGATGGTCAAACTGAAGCCATTGTGAAATATATAAAACCAGGGGATTATTTCTTATTGCAGTTAGGTATTAATGATACTCATCGCAATAGTACGATTACGAGAGATGAATTTAAGAGTAATATGCGCGATATCATTCAACAAGTACAGGCAAAAGGTGCAACGGTCATACTAATAACACCACAAGGTCTTGCTTCTGACTTTAATGAAGATAGCATTCACTACGATGAGAGTAAATATTATAGAACAACAACCTTAGATTTAGCCTTTGAAGAGAATACTGTATTAGTTGATTTGAATTGGCAAAGTTCAGCATACTTTACATCCATTGGGCCAAATGCAACAAGTTCATTATTTCTAGCTGATGGCCTACATCCTATACGTGAAGGAGCCAAACAGCTTGCAAGGATTGTAGTCGAAGACCTTAGAAATCAAGGAATAGACGGATTCTAA
- a CDS encoding ABC transporter permease, whose amino-acid sequence MFLALRELRHSKARYTLIVVIMLLVSFLVLFVTGLAKGLAYANVSAVENMPANYFIVQGDADHKFRRSQLNESDLQDVRSIVGNDNATPLSIQMSTITATDLDVKADITFFAVDMSGMIAPSVVQGDMITNDMQGNVIVDRKLEESGIEIGSIIRDQQTGMDWNVVGFVEDNSYSHTPVVYMNDQDWQEMNLGRGQKDNSALINTIAVQATEIQVSSLQDKLDGLDIITQKEAISSIPGYAEEQSSLLMMIVFLFVIAAVVLAVFFYVITIQKTSQFGILKAIGTKTSYLAWSVIGQVFILSVISIAISLMLTGGMSTILPESLPFRLNISTMILTSVLFVGMSLIGSLISVLRVAKVDALEAIGRVGA is encoded by the coding sequence ATGTTTCTAGCATTAAGAGAATTGCGCCATTCGAAAGCAAGATACACACTGATTGTGGTCATCATGTTGTTGGTCTCGTTTCTTGTTTTATTCGTAACGGGTTTGGCGAAAGGCTTAGCATATGCAAATGTATCAGCTGTTGAGAATATGCCAGCGAATTATTTCATTGTTCAAGGTGACGCTGATCATAAATTCAGACGTTCCCAGTTGAATGAATCAGATTTACAGGATGTCCGTTCCATTGTTGGTAACGATAATGCTACACCATTAAGTATTCAAATGAGTACGATTACGGCCACAGACCTTGATGTAAAGGCGGATATAACTTTTTTTGCAGTCGATATGTCTGGAATGATTGCACCATCGGTAGTTCAAGGTGACATGATTACGAATGATATGCAAGGAAATGTCATCGTAGATCGGAAGCTGGAAGAGTCCGGTATAGAAATTGGAAGTATTATTCGTGATCAACAGACTGGAATGGATTGGAACGTTGTTGGTTTCGTTGAAGATAATTCATACAGCCATACTCCCGTCGTATATATGAATGATCAAGATTGGCAGGAAATGAACTTAGGTAGGGGTCAGAAAGATAACTCTGCATTAATCAATACGATTGCTGTTCAGGCAACAGAAATCCAAGTGTCAAGCTTACAGGATAAGTTAGATGGACTTGATATCATCACACAAAAAGAAGCAATATCCAGTATTCCTGGGTATGCTGAGGAACAAAGTTCATTACTTATGATGATTGTCTTTTTATTTGTAATTGCTGCAGTTGTACTAGCGGTCTTCTTCTATGTTATTACGATTCAGAAGACTAGTCAGTTCGGGATTTTAAAGGCGATAGGGACCAAAACATCTTATTTAGCGTGGAGTGTAATTGGACAGGTATTTATTCTATCGGTTATCAGTATAGCTATAAGCCTAATGTTGACAGGTGGTATGTCTACAATTCTACCCGAGTCATTACCTTTCCGGTTGAATATTTCTACAATGATCCTTACTAGTGTTTTATTTGTAGGAATGTCGCTGATTGGATCACTTATATCTGTATTAAGGGTAGCTAAAGTGGATGCATTAGAAGCCATTGGGAGGGTTGGAGCATGA
- the fsa gene encoding fructose-6-phosphate aldolase, translated as MKFFIDTANVEDIKKAYKIGVLSGVTTNPSLVAKEGVKFEDRIEEILKLVPEVESVSAEVTPNAITAEEMIAEANELIKINGGDKNITIKVPMNIAGLETCRYLTKKGVKTNVTLVFTVNQALLAARAGATYVSPFLGRLDDISEDGVLLVAKIAELFRIHNLDAQIIAASVRHPDHVTRVAMAGAHIATVPYSVIEQLTKHPLTDQGLEKFAADWVKAPQ; from the coding sequence ATGAAATTCTTTATCGACACTGCAAATGTAGAGGATATTAAGAAGGCATACAAAATCGGGGTATTATCTGGTGTGACAACTAACCCGTCTTTAGTAGCTAAAGAAGGCGTTAAATTTGAAGATCGTATTGAAGAAATCTTGAAATTGGTGCCCGAAGTTGAATCCGTATCAGCGGAAGTTACACCTAACGCAATAACTGCCGAAGAAATGATTGCTGAAGCAAATGAATTGATTAAGATTAATGGTGGAGACAAGAATATCACTATTAAAGTTCCTATGAATATTGCAGGACTTGAAACTTGCCGTTATTTAACTAAAAAAGGTGTTAAAACTAACGTGACATTGGTGTTTACGGTTAACCAAGCACTTCTAGCCGCTCGTGCTGGCGCTACTTATGTTTCACCTTTCTTAGGTCGCTTAGATGATATCTCAGAAGATGGCGTATTATTGGTAGCTAAAATTGCAGAATTGTTCCGTATCCATAACTTGGATGCACAAATCATTGCTGCATCTGTTCGTCACCCAGATCACGTTACTCGTGTGGCTATGGCAGGAGCGCATATTGCCACTGTTCCATATAGTGTTATTGAGCAACTTACGAAACATCCACTAACTGATCAAGGGTTAGAAAAATTCGCAGCTGACTGGGTAAAAGCACCACAATAA
- a CDS encoding DHA2 family efflux MFS transporter permease subunit — protein MQGAPQIDQKNIRALPILVALLLSGFIGMFSETALNVALSDLMQQLSISPATAQWLTTGYLLTLGILVPVSGLLLQWFTTRQLFITSLCFSIIGTILAAIAPSFEILLTARVVQAIGTGLLLPLMFNTILIIFPAEKRGAAMGMIGLVIMVAPAIGPTIAGLLIENLSWHWIFWLALPVLIIALACGILFMQNVSKITKPRIDAISIVLSSIGFGGIVFGFSSAGESEGWGTPKVIIAIIVGVVALVLFGIRQMGMKQPMINLRAFKFPMFSLGVLMVFLCMMVILSSMLVLPMFLIRGQGYSAFKAGLLLLPGGIINGIMSPIMGRLFDKYGPKWLVIPGLAIVSASLWFFSSISATSTVVFVIVLHSALMIGISMIMMPSQTNGINQLPRDLYPDGTAIMNTLQQVAGAIGTALAVSIMAAGQKSYMNSVSNPEDPAHLIPAFTEGVQGAFIFAMIIAVIGLIISFTIKRVVVSKI, from the coding sequence ATGCAAGGAGCACCACAGATTGATCAGAAGAATATTAGGGCTTTACCCATATTGGTAGCTTTATTGCTAAGTGGATTTATAGGAATGTTCAGTGAGACAGCTTTAAATGTTGCATTAAGTGACCTGATGCAACAACTTAGCATTTCACCTGCTACTGCACAATGGTTAACGACAGGTTATCTATTAACTCTAGGGATACTCGTACCCGTCTCAGGCCTTTTGCTTCAGTGGTTTACAACAAGACAATTGTTCATAACATCTCTTTGTTTCTCCATTATTGGGACAATTTTGGCAGCCATTGCGCCATCTTTTGAGATCTTGCTTACGGCAAGAGTTGTTCAAGCGATTGGGACTGGATTATTACTACCACTGATGTTCAATACGATACTGATCATATTCCCTGCTGAGAAGCGTGGTGCGGCAATGGGGATGATTGGACTAGTGATCATGGTGGCACCAGCTATTGGGCCAACGATCGCAGGACTATTGATTGAAAATTTAAGCTGGCATTGGATCTTTTGGTTGGCATTGCCTGTTCTTATTATTGCACTTGCGTGCGGAATTTTATTTATGCAGAATGTTTCGAAGATCACCAAACCAAGAATTGATGCAATATCCATCGTCTTATCATCTATTGGTTTCGGGGGTATTGTGTTTGGTTTCAGTAGTGCTGGTGAAAGTGAAGGATGGGGGACTCCAAAGGTAATTATTGCAATTATCGTAGGGGTAGTCGCTCTTGTATTATTTGGTATTCGCCAAATGGGTATGAAACAACCGATGATTAACCTACGTGCTTTTAAATTTCCAATGTTCTCACTTGGGGTATTAATGGTATTTCTTTGTATGATGGTTATTTTATCTAGTATGTTAGTTCTTCCAATGTTTTTAATTAGAGGGCAAGGGTATTCTGCATTCAAAGCAGGGTTACTACTTCTCCCAGGTGGAATTATTAACGGTATCATGTCACCAATTATGGGACGGTTGTTCGACAAGTATGGACCTAAGTGGCTTGTTATTCCAGGTCTTGCTATTGTTAGTGCTTCACTGTGGTTCTTCTCAAGTATCTCAGCAACTTCAACCGTTGTATTTGTAATTGTACTTCATAGTGCGTTAATGATTGGGATTTCCATGATTATGATGCCATCTCAGACGAATGGTATTAATCAGTTACCTCGAGACCTTTACCCTGATGGGACAGCGATTATGAATACATTACAACAGGTAGCTGGTGCGATTGGTACTGCCCTTGCTGTTAGCATTATGGCAGCAGGTCAGAAGAGTTATATGAATAGCGTAAGTAATCCTGAAGATCCAGCTCATCTCATCCCGGCATTTACCGAAGGGGTACAAGGTGCTTTCATATTCGCTATGATTATCGCTGTGATTGGGTTAATCATTTCCTTTACTATCAAACGTGTGGTCGTATCTAAGATCTAA
- a CDS encoding Gldg family protein, giving the protein MKQFTKFKTRVMKSTIALSLAFSLQVAIGSELPTVMAEGPTDPAPFIMAKVVNENAGKKILFDNTHGQTAGAADWVIDGAFSDFGNALANEGYDVQELRKTTAISYDDLKDYDVFVIAEANVPFKQSEQAAMEQYVNNGNSIFFIGDHYNADRNKNRWDGSESMNGYRRGAWADPTQGMSTEERNSDAMQDVVSSDWLGTNFGVRFRYNALGNITANDIVAADQSFGITEGVSAVAMHAGSTLAITDPSKAKGIVYLPETDEAWGNAVDQGVYNGGGINEGPYVAVSKVGAGKAAFIGDSSPVEDATPKYKREETGTTKTTYDGFKEQDDGVLLVNIMNWLAEDESYTSLDQVANLQLDPVTALLPIEVPQTSTEPQFEPWSAPAAGYKWWDRSTFKAGSYGGPTASASASYSFVHQAQLPNAEHFQIRVVADNLPANSTVSGFSTGIYLAGGTQVAKVQNADGTWPTGYGYSTTFSMTSNSNGRAYKDLIVQLKPATTGSANLRLRQNGSNLITSAVQIADVPSETLPPEGNPIPDAITVAEARSLSEGSLVTLGGVITTEPGAFGGQAFYLQDATGGIYVYQSLSGFHQGDTIKITAPLTLYNTELELTNPVTLEKTGTSSLPDPSQASTVNDANQGQLIKLQNVTIHNIITASPSGSFEFDAVNGSISTHVRVDTRTGLSLTDFPYEEGEIVDIKGISAIFKGVYQLKPRGISDFSLSLEETAPILATDVPGKPILSDNNGHDTGLLDGDYTITMNLWWGNNGSVYKLYENGILIDTQKLNDSSPSAQSVKTDISGKSNGIYTYTAELSNVHGTATSDQLNVAVTDSSPGKSVLSHDNWDGDGTYNLTMNLWWGTNGSEYRLYENGTLIDTRILSEVTPHAQNVVSELTDRTVGEYEYYAELINAAGTTTSETTIVHVDK; this is encoded by the coding sequence ATGAAACAGTTTACTAAGTTCAAAACTAGAGTTATGAAGTCGACAATCGCATTATCTTTGGCATTCAGCCTACAGGTTGCTATAGGCTCTGAGCTACCCACTGTAATGGCCGAGGGACCGACAGACCCAGCGCCTTTCATCATGGCCAAAGTTGTGAATGAGAACGCAGGAAAGAAGATTCTATTTGATAATACTCATGGTCAGACGGCTGGAGCGGCAGATTGGGTGATTGATGGAGCTTTCTCAGATTTCGGAAATGCACTTGCCAATGAGGGTTATGATGTTCAAGAACTTCGTAAAACAACCGCCATTAGCTATGATGATTTAAAGGATTATGATGTTTTTGTCATCGCTGAAGCAAATGTTCCTTTCAAACAAAGTGAACAGGCTGCCATGGAGCAATATGTGAACAACGGAAATAGCATATTTTTCATTGGAGATCACTACAATGCTGATCGCAATAAGAACCGTTGGGATGGTTCAGAATCTATGAATGGATATCGTCGTGGTGCTTGGGCAGATCCTACGCAAGGAATGAGTACAGAAGAGCGGAATTCAGACGCTATGCAAGATGTAGTGAGCTCAGATTGGTTAGGAACGAACTTTGGTGTACGTTTCCGTTATAATGCATTAGGAAATATTACTGCGAATGACATCGTAGCTGCGGATCAATCATTCGGAATTACAGAAGGTGTCTCGGCTGTTGCGATGCATGCTGGATCGACACTTGCTATAACAGATCCATCCAAAGCAAAGGGGATTGTATATCTTCCTGAGACGGATGAAGCATGGGGCAACGCCGTGGATCAAGGTGTATATAATGGTGGTGGTATTAATGAAGGGCCATATGTTGCAGTATCCAAAGTAGGTGCTGGAAAAGCAGCATTTATTGGGGATTCTTCACCTGTTGAGGATGCTACTCCTAAATATAAACGCGAAGAAACAGGTACAACAAAAACAACCTATGATGGTTTTAAAGAACAAGATGACGGAGTTCTACTTGTTAATATTATGAACTGGTTGGCGGAAGACGAAAGTTATACGAGTCTTGACCAAGTGGCTAATCTACAACTTGATCCGGTGACAGCATTACTTCCTATTGAAGTTCCGCAAACATCTACAGAACCTCAATTTGAACCATGGTCAGCTCCAGCAGCTGGATATAAGTGGTGGGATCGCTCGACTTTCAAAGCAGGATCTTATGGTGGACCAACAGCTAGCGCAAGTGCTTCTTACAGTTTTGTTCATCAAGCACAACTTCCAAATGCGGAACATTTCCAAATAAGAGTCGTTGCAGATAACCTTCCTGCAAATTCCACTGTTTCTGGGTTTAGTACAGGAATATACCTAGCGGGAGGTACACAAGTTGCTAAAGTTCAGAATGCGGATGGTACCTGGCCAACTGGATATGGTTATAGCACAACATTTAGTATGACATCAAATAGTAATGGTAGAGCGTATAAAGATCTTATTGTTCAATTAAAGCCTGCGACTACTGGTTCAGCCAATCTTCGACTTCGTCAAAATGGAAGTAATTTAATCACATCTGCTGTTCAAATTGCGGATGTACCATCAGAGACATTACCACCTGAAGGAAATCCAATTCCTGATGCCATTACTGTTGCTGAAGCCCGCTCCTTATCAGAGGGTTCACTAGTGACCTTAGGAGGTGTAATTACAACTGAACCTGGTGCCTTTGGTGGGCAGGCATTTTATCTTCAAGATGCTACTGGAGGAATTTATGTCTATCAAAGTCTAAGCGGGTTCCACCAAGGGGATACAATTAAGATAACTGCGCCACTCACCCTATATAACACGGAACTAGAGCTAACTAATCCGGTTACGTTGGAAAAGACGGGAACGTCTTCTCTACCCGATCCATCACAAGCATCCACAGTGAATGATGCGAATCAAGGACAATTGATTAAGCTTCAAAATGTGACTATTCATAATATTATCACTGCGAGTCCATCAGGGTCTTTTGAATTTGATGCAGTTAATGGATCAATAAGTACCCATGTTCGAGTAGACACACGTACTGGGTTGAGTTTAACAGATTTCCCTTATGAAGAAGGAGAAATTGTTGATATCAAGGGGATATCAGCCATCTTCAAAGGTGTCTATCAACTAAAACCTAGAGGAATAAGTGACTTTTCACTTTCACTCGAAGAGACTGCTCCGATTCTAGCAACGGATGTCCCAGGTAAACCGATTTTGTCAGATAATAACGGTCATGACACAGGTCTTCTGGATGGTGATTATACGATCACTATGAATTTATGGTGGGGGAACAATGGATCTGTATACAAGTTATATGAGAATGGTATTCTTATCGATACACAGAAGTTAAATGATTCATCCCCATCAGCACAAAGTGTAAAGACTGATATTTCCGGCAAATCAAACGGTATCTACACCTATACTGCGGAATTGAGCAATGTCCATGGTACAGCTACAAGTGATCAACTAAACGTTGCAGTAACCGATTCTTCACCGGGTAAGTCTGTACTGTCGCATGATAATTGGGATGGGGATGGCACATATAACCTCACGATGAATTTATGGTGGGGTACCAATGGGTCTGAGTATCGACTGTATGAGAATGGAACATTAATAGATACGAGGATTCTAAGCGAAGTTACACCCCATGCTCAAAATGTAGTGTCTGAGCTAACAGATAGAACAGTAGGAGAATATGAATATTACGCAGAGTTAATCAATGCTGCAGGTACAACTACAAGTGAAACGACTATAGTTCATGTTGATAAATAA
- a CDS encoding sensor histidine kinase has translation MMKSLYVRMCIVFCSTIIVSSVIGFLATNMYYQIKLKPENDLKLTQMALQLKEFNEFHPETTEEYLESVSSLGYKIYITNEQGEEQQYGRPFNEMNLNEEVLKKVLSGEVYHGVAEFPSKLFITGFFNNELRNSIGVSIQINDQPYALFIRPDAEIQFGELRIFIAMLLGITLMLCLGFVMITSLHIVRPITHLTMATKRIVKGQYDIKLNTWRRDEIGQLATHFMEMSTELERTNRSRQEFVANVSHEIESPLTSIQGFAHTLKEQSLSDEQQYRYLSIIEEESQRLSLLSKQLLTLSTLDYDDNPLQIIAFELRSQIRQVIQMMEWKLTEKNLALRLNLPADITIHGDANMLYQVWVNLISNAIKYTPEGGNILIAAKLEGGHCLITVSDSGEGIAEEELPMIFDRFYKVDLARTRETHSTGLGLSIVQKIIQSHKGTIDVTSTVGEGTIFTITLPYL, from the coding sequence ATGATGAAGTCACTTTATGTACGAATGTGTATTGTCTTTTGTTCAACTATTATAGTGAGTAGTGTGATCGGATTTCTGGCAACGAATATGTATTATCAAATCAAACTTAAGCCTGAAAATGACTTGAAATTAACTCAAATGGCGCTTCAATTAAAGGAATTTAATGAGTTCCATCCGGAGACAACAGAGGAATACCTAGAAAGCGTATCTTCTTTAGGTTATAAAATTTATATAACCAATGAACAGGGAGAGGAACAACAATACGGCCGACCTTTTAACGAGATGAATTTGAACGAGGAAGTCCTGAAAAAGGTGCTAAGCGGAGAAGTATATCATGGAGTGGCGGAATTCCCGAGTAAGCTGTTTATTACGGGTTTTTTTAACAATGAGTTACGAAATAGCATAGGTGTGTCTATCCAAATTAATGATCAACCGTATGCATTGTTTATACGTCCAGATGCAGAAATACAATTTGGAGAGTTGCGTATCTTTATTGCGATGTTACTTGGAATTACACTAATGTTATGCTTAGGATTCGTAATGATAACATCACTCCATATTGTAAGACCTATTACACACCTTACAATGGCTACTAAAAGGATTGTAAAAGGCCAATATGATATTAAATTGAATACGTGGCGACGGGATGAAATCGGTCAATTAGCTACACATTTTATGGAAATGAGCACAGAGTTAGAGCGGACGAATCGTTCAAGACAGGAATTTGTAGCAAATGTATCTCATGAAATTGAATCTCCGCTTACCTCTATTCAGGGATTTGCACATACCCTTAAGGAACAATCATTATCTGATGAGCAACAATATCGCTACCTTTCTATTATTGAAGAGGAAAGTCAACGTCTATCCTTGTTAAGTAAACAATTACTTACTTTGTCAACATTAGATTACGACGATAATCCACTACAAATAATAGCCTTTGAACTACGATCTCAAATTCGGCAAGTTATTCAAATGATGGAGTGGAAACTGACAGAGAAAAATTTGGCACTTCGGTTGAACTTGCCAGCGGATATAACCATTCATGGTGATGCGAATATGCTTTACCAGGTGTGGGTGAATCTCATATCAAATGCGATTAAATATACTCCTGAAGGTGGGAATATTCTCATAGCTGCGAAACTTGAAGGTGGACATTGTTTAATTACGGTTTCTGATTCAGGTGAAGGAATAGCTGAAGAAGAACTACCTATGATCTTTGATCGGTTCTATAAAGTAGATCTTGCAAGGACGCGAGAAACTCATAGCACTGGATTAGGTCTATCGATTGTTCAAAAAATTATTCAATCACATAAGGGAACGATTGACGTCACAAGTACGGTTGGAGAGGGAACGATTTTCACAATCACTCTACCTTATTTGTAA
- a CDS encoding ABC transporter ATP-binding protein, which yields MTTKLTMTEVTKTYGDGDSTSTVLNKLNLQVKEGEFVAVLGPSGSGKSTFLSTAGALLSPTSGDILIDGESLLTKDKMELTQFRLEKIGFMFQNAQLIPYMKVEEQLLYVAKIAKQKSSEAKKRSSYLLKRLGIWERRNHYPEKLSGGEKQRVAIARAWMNNPAILFADEPTASLDFNRGKEVVQMLAEEVKREGKAAVMVTHDERMLGWCDRVLYLQDGILVEK from the coding sequence ATGACAACTAAATTAACAATGACAGAAGTAACAAAGACTTATGGTGATGGTGACTCTACAAGTACCGTTCTGAATAAACTGAATTTACAGGTGAAGGAAGGTGAATTCGTTGCCGTTCTCGGACCTTCTGGCTCGGGTAAAAGTACGTTTCTATCAACTGCAGGAGCACTTCTGAGTCCGACTAGCGGTGACATTCTCATCGATGGTGAATCTCTCTTAACGAAAGATAAAATGGAACTCACGCAATTTAGATTAGAAAAAATAGGGTTTATGTTTCAGAATGCTCAGCTAATCCCCTATATGAAGGTTGAAGAGCAGTTACTATATGTAGCTAAAATTGCGAAGCAAAAATCCAGTGAAGCTAAGAAGCGCTCTTCCTATCTACTGAAACGTCTTGGGATCTGGGAACGTCGAAATCATTACCCTGAAAAGCTATCTGGTGGTGAGAAGCAACGTGTAGCTATTGCACGAGCATGGATGAATAATCCAGCTATATTGTTTGCAGATGAACCTACGGCAAGTCTTGATTTCAATCGTGGCAAGGAAGTAGTACAAATGTTAGCTGAGGAAGTGAAAAGAGAAGGGAAAGCGGCTGTTATGGTAACACATGATGAGCGAATGTTGGGATGGTGTGATCGTGTCCTTTATTTACAGGATGGGATTCTCGTGGAGAAATAA
- a CDS encoding FecCD family ABC transporter permease: MLSVQAQWVEQQTESTSFKLKTRPWMATLILVGGLMLLVFGMAVSGAMMQGMTRNPLADSGLLGLNAGAGLMVILFISFYSSTSAVPVLLLPLLALIGASLTAIIIFSLSYKKNDGLHPNRLLLTGIGVAAAISAATIVLTLSLSPENYKFVANWMAGSIWGANWEFVLALLPWMLTLLPYAFFKAPVLNILNLGDQTATGLGASVEKERVKLLAVAIGLAGSCVSVSGGIGFVGLIGPHMARRLVGPKHQMLIPISAMLGSLLVIVGDIIGRWLLQPSEIPTGIVVAVIGAPYFLYLLGRTK; the protein is encoded by the coding sequence ATGTTGTCTGTACAAGCCCAATGGGTTGAGCAACAAACTGAGTCAACGTCATTTAAGCTGAAGACTCGGCCATGGATGGCGACTTTGATTTTAGTTGGCGGTCTAATGTTACTAGTGTTCGGAATGGCCGTATCGGGCGCGATGATGCAGGGGATGACTCGTAATCCACTAGCGGATTCGGGATTGTTAGGATTAAATGCAGGTGCAGGATTAATGGTTATTCTATTTATCTCTTTTTATTCCTCAACATCTGCCGTTCCGGTATTGTTACTTCCTCTCCTTGCATTAATTGGGGCTAGTCTAACAGCCATCATTATATTCTCATTATCTTACAAAAAAAATGATGGTCTTCATCCAAACCGGTTACTACTTACTGGAATTGGGGTGGCTGCTGCTATCAGTGCTGCAACAATCGTCCTAACGCTAAGTTTGAGTCCAGAGAATTATAAATTTGTGGCTAATTGGATGGCAGGTAGTATATGGGGAGCGAATTGGGAATTTGTACTGGCGTTGCTTCCCTGGATGCTCACTTTACTACCTTACGCATTCTTCAAAGCACCAGTATTAAATATATTAAATCTGGGAGATCAGACAGCAACAGGCTTAGGCGCTTCTGTTGAGAAAGAGCGAGTAAAGCTACTCGCGGTGGCGATTGGACTTGCAGGTTCTTGTGTGTCTGTAAGTGGTGGGATAGGATTTGTTGGTCTTATTGGTCCTCATATGGCAAGACGATTAGTTGGTCCGAAGCATCAAATGCTGATTCCAATATCTGCTATGCTTGGTTCGTTACTTGTTATTGTGGGGGACATCATTGGAAGATGGCTCTTGCAACCATCTGAAATCCCCACGGGAATCGTGGTTGCTGTGATTGGGGCTCCTTACTTTCTATATTTACTAGGCCGTACGAAATAA